A genomic window from Candidatus Nitrosoglobus terrae includes:
- the ppc gene encoding phosphoenolpyruvate carboxylase, protein MNHKNKQATSIDNTPWRDKELRARVKLFGNLLGKVIYTQSGKRVFAAVEILRKGYINLRKKDNAGKRIQLRRLINTLDVETLTEVARAFSIYFSLANIAEEAYQYRQRQRRVNAGGPLWRGSFEETLQEIRDSGIHPDQFQTLLNRLAYIPVITAHPTEAKRRTVMDHLRKIFVTSKPLDEARLSQREMEAIHRQLERQIQVLWKTDEVRAHRPQVRDEIINGLFYFKVSLFQAIPETYRQLEEAIYKIYGQDTSIQVPSFLHFGSWIGGDRDGHPNVKPETTVMAARLQMRIALRHYLGRISELMRILTHSIPLVTPSKGLINSINQDLLDCSETFLSDPARFSHEPYRRKLYLMRYRLQNNLQAVEAKLKPESGLGPPKGAGYVSEDQFLQDLYLIRDSLISHGDSSIATHELQDLIRLVESLGFYLLKLDTRQESSRHTKAVAELVNHIRLHPTYLDLSEANRQQLLSKQLANEQDIVIDRQQLTPATLEVLDVFYAINQMCQEVSPRVFGHYVISMAHAASHVLEVMFLGQIAKLAQYRQDSWSCSLKISPLFETIEDLNHIEPVMTTLFDDPSYLALLRASGNQQEVMIGYSDSCKDGGILASSWKLYEAQKKVTTLADKRGIDCRIFHGRGGTIGRGGGPTFDALLSQPRGTIRGQIKFTEQGEVLSSRYSNVETAIYELNMGVSGLIKTSAFTIQPVQKEKHDYLGIMDFLAEAGERTYRELTEQTPGFQDYFYEATPVNEIGLLNMGSRPSHRNKDDRSKASVRAIAWVFSWAQSRHTFPAWYGIGTALEQWRADAPDRLAKLQMMYQEWAYFRAMLSNIQMSLAKADLRIAQQYANLCLDSEAGERIFAMISTEYQRTVTQVLHVVDAHTLLEENPTLALSLGRRNPYLDPLNHIQLTLLKRTRDPALSSTERQAWLDPLLRSINAIAAGMRNTG, encoded by the coding sequence ATGAATCATAAAAATAAACAGGCCACCTCAATAGACAATACTCCCTGGCGCGATAAAGAATTACGTGCTCGAGTCAAGCTTTTTGGTAATCTATTGGGAAAAGTTATTTATACCCAATCAGGAAAAAGAGTCTTTGCTGCAGTAGAAATCTTACGCAAAGGTTATATCAACCTACGCAAAAAAGATAATGCAGGTAAACGAATTCAGTTACGGCGCCTTATCAACACACTTGATGTTGAAACACTCACTGAGGTTGCTCGGGCATTTAGCATTTATTTTAGCTTAGCCAATATCGCTGAGGAAGCTTACCAATACCGGCAACGGCAACGTCGTGTTAATGCAGGTGGCCCACTCTGGCGAGGCTCATTTGAAGAAACCCTGCAGGAGATACGAGATAGCGGTATCCATCCTGATCAATTCCAGACGCTACTAAATAGGCTAGCCTATATTCCTGTAATCACGGCTCATCCTACAGAAGCCAAGCGGCGTACTGTCATGGATCATTTGCGTAAAATCTTTGTCACCAGCAAACCCCTAGATGAGGCTCGCCTTAGCCAGCGTGAAATGGAAGCCATTCATCGCCAACTAGAACGGCAAATACAGGTCTTGTGGAAAACTGATGAAGTTCGCGCTCACCGTCCCCAAGTACGAGATGAAATTATTAATGGGCTATTCTACTTTAAGGTTAGCCTATTTCAGGCAATTCCGGAAACTTATCGCCAACTAGAGGAGGCTATCTATAAAATTTATGGCCAAGATACCTCTATCCAAGTACCTAGTTTCCTACACTTTGGCTCCTGGATCGGAGGCGATCGGGATGGCCATCCTAACGTAAAGCCAGAAACCACAGTTATGGCAGCGCGCCTACAGATGCGAATTGCATTACGGCACTATCTTGGGCGTATTTCTGAATTAATGCGTATCCTCACCCATTCGATTCCGCTCGTTACCCCTTCAAAAGGGCTGATAAACAGCATCAATCAAGATCTCCTCGATTGCTCAGAAACATTCTTAAGCGATCCAGCTCGCTTTAGCCATGAACCCTACCGACGCAAACTTTACCTAATGCGCTACCGTCTACAAAACAACCTTCAAGCGGTAGAAGCAAAGCTAAAACCAGAAAGCGGACTAGGCCCCCCCAAAGGAGCAGGCTATGTATCAGAAGATCAATTTCTTCAAGATCTTTATCTAATCCGCGATAGTCTTATCAGCCATGGAGATAGCAGTATTGCGACTCATGAACTACAAGATTTAATTCGATTAGTAGAAAGTCTTGGATTTTATCTACTCAAACTAGATACCCGCCAAGAGTCAAGCCGCCATACTAAAGCGGTTGCTGAATTAGTAAATCATATTAGGTTACATCCGACTTACCTTGATCTTTCAGAAGCAAACCGCCAGCAGCTACTTTCCAAGCAGCTTGCCAATGAACAAGATATTGTTATCGATCGGCAGCAGCTCACGCCAGCTACCCTAGAAGTACTCGATGTGTTTTATGCCATCAATCAAATGTGCCAAGAAGTAAGCCCGCGAGTTTTTGGTCACTATGTTATTTCCATGGCTCACGCGGCCAGTCACGTACTAGAAGTTATGTTTTTGGGCCAAATTGCAAAGCTCGCCCAGTACCGACAAGACAGCTGGTCTTGCAGCTTAAAAATTTCTCCTTTGTTTGAAACCATTGAAGACTTAAATCATATTGAGCCTGTTATGACAACTCTATTTGACGACCCTAGCTACTTAGCGTTGCTCCGAGCCTCGGGTAATCAGCAAGAAGTCATGATTGGCTATTCAGATTCCTGTAAGGATGGGGGTATCCTTGCTTCTTCTTGGAAATTATATGAAGCTCAGAAAAAAGTCACCACCCTAGCAGACAAACGGGGTATAGATTGCCGTATATTTCATGGTCGAGGAGGTACCATCGGTCGTGGTGGTGGGCCTACCTTTGATGCCCTCCTATCTCAGCCTCGAGGTACTATCCGTGGCCAGATCAAATTCACAGAACAAGGTGAAGTACTCTCCTCTCGCTACAGCAATGTTGAAACAGCAATTTATGAGTTAAACATGGGGGTAAGCGGTTTAATTAAAACTAGTGCCTTTACTATTCAGCCTGTCCAAAAGGAAAAACATGATTATCTAGGTATTATGGATTTCTTAGCTGAGGCTGGAGAACGAACTTATCGAGAACTGACAGAGCAAACCCCAGGTTTTCAAGACTACTTCTATGAAGCTACCCCCGTGAACGAGATTGGACTTTTAAATATGGGCTCTCGTCCGTCGCACCGGAATAAGGATGATCGTTCTAAAGCCTCAGTACGCGCCATTGCTTGGGTCTTCTCTTGGGCTCAATCTCGCCATACTTTCCCAGCTTGGTATGGTATCGGTACTGCCCTAGAGCAATGGCGAGCCGATGCGCCAGATCGATTGGCAAAACTTCAGATGATGTATCAAGAGTGGGCTTATTTCCGAGCGATGCTTAGCAATATTCAAATGTCATTAGCTAAAGCAGATCTGCGTATTGCCCAGCAATATGCCAATCTCTGCCTAGATTCTGAGGCCGGAGAAAGGATTTTTGCTATGATCAGCACTGAATATCAACGCACAGTTACCCAGGTACTCCATGTCGTCGATGCCCATACTTTACTGGAAGAAAATCCTACCCTAGCTTTATCCCTAGGGCGGCGAAACCCTTACCTTGATCCCCTTAATCATATTCAGCTCACTTTGCTTAAGCGCACCCGAGATCCAGCCCTCAGCTCTACAGAACGGCAAGCTTGGCTCGATCCTTTGCTACGCTCCATCAACGCAATCGCTGCCGGAATGCGTAATACAGGCTGA
- a CDS encoding translation initiation factor eIF-2B, with product MWADEIRIIIEDRKHGASELAQYCLTLLAKQAQTSPATSCSELITHLNLLANQFKEVRPSMAPIQNLVARWQFRLFSLPQNEIEDLRLEIVTLTQQLQQQSRQAVTAIAHQVVDLVGPNATIMTHSLSATITATFKVLKNYNVNAIVTESRPLQEGYQLAKQLSEWGIKTTLITDAQIGLFVGKANAAVVGADTILGDGAIINKVGTQLLALAARYQNIPFYVASETFKRLPALAAQAHLEEKAPEELALVTLSKVTIRNIYFDITPSDLISAYITEQGVYYQSDKLPFFTVEA from the coding sequence ATGTGGGCTGATGAAATCAGGATCATTATTGAAGATCGGAAACATGGAGCAAGTGAGCTTGCCCAATATTGTCTAACGTTGCTTGCCAAGCAAGCTCAAACCAGCCCAGCTACAAGCTGTAGCGAACTTATTACCCACTTAAATTTATTGGCCAATCAGTTTAAAGAGGTTCGGCCTAGCATGGCTCCGATCCAAAATCTAGTAGCACGCTGGCAATTCCGCCTATTCAGCCTCCCACAAAATGAGATTGAAGACTTACGTTTAGAGATAGTAACCCTTACTCAGCAATTACAGCAGCAATCCCGACAAGCAGTCACCGCTATTGCTCATCAAGTAGTTGATCTAGTAGGCCCCAACGCCACCATCATGACTCATAGTTTAAGCGCTACAATAACAGCTACTTTTAAGGTATTAAAAAATTACAATGTTAACGCTATCGTGACTGAATCTCGACCCCTACAAGAAGGCTACCAACTCGCCAAGCAACTGTCCGAGTGGGGGATTAAAACCACTTTAATTACCGATGCGCAAATAGGGTTATTTGTAGGTAAGGCTAATGCGGCTGTAGTAGGAGCAGATACTATCCTAGGCGACGGTGCCATAATCAATAAAGTCGGCACCCAGTTACTGGCTTTAGCAGCGCGCTATCAAAATATTCCTTTTTACGTAGCCAGTGAAACCTTTAAGCGGCTACCTGCCCTAGCAGCTCAGGCGCATTTAGAGGAAAAGGCTCCAGAAGAGCTGGCCCTAGTAACCCTATCAAAGGTCACGATACGTAATATTTACTTTGACATTACCCCTTCAGATTTAATCAGTGCCTATATCACCGAACAAGGAGTTTATTATCAGTCCGATAAACTTCCTTTTTTTACGGTTGAGGCATAA
- a CDS encoding cytidine/deoxycytidylate deaminase family protein, with product MLTDADLKYLHRCVELARQALEAGNPPFGLLLVSASGEVLAEDYNQIRSSGDYTHHPEMSVARWATMHLSAKERLMVG from the coding sequence ATGCTAACAGATGCTGATCTAAAATATTTGCATCGTTGTGTCGAATTGGCTCGCCAAGCATTGGAGGCTGGCAATCCTCCTTTTGGCTTACTTCTAGTGAGTGCTAGCGGTGAAGTGTTAGCTGAGGATTATAATCAAATCCGCAGTAGTGGCGATTATACCCATCACCCAGAGATGAGTGTAGCGCGCTGGGCTACTATGCATCTATCCGCTAAAGAACGATTAATGGTTGGGTAG
- the ggt gene encoding gamma-glutamyltransferase: protein MRISFRIIAVTFLVSITGLAVAQKGPPAAAIASAHPLATRAGHLILKSGGNAFDAAVAVSAVLAVVEPYSSGIGGGGFWLLHQAKDNSEIMIDGRERAPLAATPMMYVDSAGKLRARASIDGPLAAAIPGLPAGLVYLAQHYGRLSLAETLASAIHYAQEGFKVDEHYRHLVAFRLSTLKRWSTTAQIFLIDERIPALGDRIKQPDLAATLTALASQGVAGFYQGSVAKALVDGVRAAGGIWTLEDLAQYQIVERPPVRGQYHGMKIISASLPSAGGITLLTMLNILVQDDLAALPDVTRVHLMIEAMRRAYRDRAEYLGDPDFIAIPLVRLIHPYYGAGLRASIRLDQATPSTLLPGIESQESGQDTTHFSIIDQEGNWVAATLSINYPFGSGFVPAGTGVLLNDEMDDFTISPGIPNVYGLVGNQANAIMPGKRPLSSMTPTFVEDDHGVLVLGTPGGSRIITMVLLGILNHGQGKSLGDLVSWPRFHHQYLPDEVQYEPQAFDSQLIARLQALGHRLKPQEQPWGNMQAVFWDRVQGKIEAASDPRGIGQALVQ, encoded by the coding sequence ATGAGAATTTCCTTTCGTATAATTGCTGTTACCTTTCTGGTTTCTATTACAGGCTTAGCCGTAGCTCAAAAAGGACCTCCTGCAGCGGCGATTGCCAGTGCCCATCCCCTTGCTACAAGAGCAGGGCACTTGATATTAAAATCAGGGGGGAATGCCTTTGATGCTGCAGTAGCGGTAAGCGCAGTTTTAGCCGTAGTGGAACCTTATAGCTCAGGAATAGGCGGGGGAGGATTTTGGTTACTTCATCAGGCTAAGGATAATTCTGAGATCATGATTGATGGCCGAGAGCGGGCTCCTCTTGCAGCGACTCCCATGATGTATGTTGATAGCGCTGGTAAACTACGGGCTCGGGCTTCAATCGATGGGCCATTAGCTGCGGCAATTCCTGGGTTGCCTGCTGGGCTTGTTTATTTAGCACAGCACTATGGCCGTTTATCCTTGGCAGAGACTCTAGCGTCCGCCATTCATTATGCGCAAGAAGGCTTTAAGGTAGATGAGCATTATCGCCATTTGGTTGCTTTTCGACTTTCGACGCTCAAGCGTTGGTCTACTACTGCTCAGATATTTTTGATTGATGAAAGAATTCCAGCGCTAGGAGATAGGATTAAGCAGCCGGATTTAGCGGCCACTTTAACTGCCCTTGCTAGCCAAGGGGTAGCTGGGTTTTATCAGGGGTCAGTGGCAAAAGCCCTCGTTGATGGTGTACGTGCTGCGGGAGGAATCTGGACTTTAGAGGATTTAGCGCAATATCAGATTGTCGAGAGGCCGCCAGTACGAGGTCAATACCATGGGATGAAGATTATCTCTGCTAGCCTCCCTTCTGCTGGGGGTATTACCTTACTGACCATGCTAAATATTTTAGTGCAAGATGATCTTGCTGCTTTACCCGATGTAACGCGTGTTCATTTAATGATTGAAGCGATGCGCCGAGCTTATCGAGATCGGGCTGAATATTTAGGGGACCCAGATTTTATAGCTATCCCGCTGGTAAGGCTTATCCATCCCTACTATGGTGCTGGTTTACGCGCTAGTATTCGCTTGGATCAAGCAACTCCTAGTACCCTACTTCCGGGTATTGAGAGCCAAGAGTCGGGGCAGGATACTACTCATTTTTCTATCATTGATCAGGAAGGTAATTGGGTAGCAGCCACTTTAAGTATTAATTACCCATTTGGATCGGGGTTTGTGCCTGCAGGTACGGGTGTTTTGCTCAATGATGAAATGGATGATTTTACGATTTCTCCGGGTATACCTAATGTCTATGGTTTAGTGGGTAATCAAGCTAACGCTATTATGCCTGGGAAAAGACCCCTATCTAGCATGACTCCTACTTTTGTCGAGGATGATCATGGGGTGTTGGTGCTAGGGACTCCTGGGGGTAGCCGTATTATTACTATGGTGTTGCTTGGGATTTTAAATCATGGGCAAGGAAAGAGTTTAGGGGATCTGGTATCTTGGCCTCGTTTCCATCATCAGTATTTGCCCGATGAGGTGCAATACGAGCCGCAGGCGTTTGATAGCCAGCTGATAGCTCGTTTACAAGCTCTAGGCCATCGGCTAAAACCCCAAGAGCAACCTTGGGGAAATATGCAAGCCGTATTTTGGGATCGAGTTCAGGGAAAGATCGAAGCAGCTAGTGATCCGCGGGGAATAGGGCAGGCGCTAGTACAGTGA
- a CDS encoding aldo/keto reductase, with translation MNRQLGKTDYSLYPVGLGAMSLSIQGRPTTTEAIQVIQAFVENGGNFIDTANVYCLDDSDLGHNERLIHSALALIGKNDYVLIATKGGLRRPRGEWIVDAHPTWLRTSCEQSLRDLQRESIDLYYLHASDLKIPFEESLGALMQLQQEGKIRYIGISNVNLQQLTLALRLTSIAAVQNRCNPFFKKDFHNGLIRQCQTQGVSYVPYSPFGGRHNYAHLSSYPLFQKLSKKYNASPYQISLAWLLQKDNNIIPIPGTGKVKNVLDNTLSAKLRLNQEDIDAIDQIPED, from the coding sequence ATGAACAGACAACTTGGTAAAACAGATTATTCCCTTTACCCTGTTGGTTTAGGGGCCATGTCTCTTTCCATTCAAGGACGGCCAACAACAACGGAAGCTATCCAAGTTATCCAAGCGTTTGTAGAAAACGGAGGTAACTTTATTGATACGGCTAATGTTTACTGTCTTGATGATTCAGACCTAGGCCATAATGAGCGCCTTATCCATTCTGCCCTAGCTCTTATAGGAAAAAATGATTATGTGCTTATTGCCACTAAAGGAGGGTTGCGACGACCTCGCGGTGAATGGATTGTTGATGCCCATCCTACATGGCTTCGTACCTCCTGTGAGCAAAGCTTGCGGGATCTCCAACGTGAATCTATTGATCTGTATTATCTTCATGCTTCTGACCTTAAGATACCCTTTGAGGAATCCCTAGGAGCACTGATGCAGCTTCAACAGGAAGGTAAAATTCGATATATAGGGATCTCTAATGTTAATTTACAGCAACTAACATTAGCGTTACGTCTGACCTCCATTGCGGCGGTACAAAATCGCTGCAATCCTTTCTTTAAAAAGGATTTCCATAACGGATTAATCCGCCAATGCCAAACCCAAGGAGTGAGTTACGTTCCCTACAGCCCTTTTGGAGGAAGACACAATTACGCACACTTATCTAGTTATCCATTATTTCAAAAACTTAGCAAAAAATATAATGCCTCACCCTATCAAATTTCTTTGGCGTGGTTACTACAAAAAGATAACAATATCATTCCTATCCCCGGAACTGGCAAAGTGAAAAATGTACTTGATAATACTCTCTCAGCGAAACTCCGATTAAATCAGGAAGATATAGACGCTATTGATCAAATCCCAGAGGATTAA
- a CDS encoding YfhL family 4Fe-4S dicluster ferredoxin — protein sequence MALLITDECINCDVCEPECPNKAISQGEEIYVIEPKFCTECVGHFNTPQCVEVCPVECIILDPDHKETQEELKAKYQALMVG from the coding sequence ATGGCCTTGTTAATTACGGATGAGTGTATTAACTGCGACGTATGCGAGCCCGAATGCCCGAATAAGGCAATTTCTCAAGGAGAGGAGATTTATGTTATTGAGCCTAAATTCTGCACAGAATGTGTAGGGCATTTTAATACCCCTCAATGTGTTGAAGTATGTCCGGTTGAATGTATTATTCTTGATCCTGATCATAAGGAAACCCAGGAAGAGCTTAAAGCGAAGTACCAAGCGTTAATGGTAGGGTAA
- the coaD gene encoding pantetheine-phosphate adenylyltransferase, whose translation MPNIIAVYPGTFDPITRGHGDLVERAAKLFERIIVAVAANTTKTPCFSLEERVSMAKESLVDYPNVEVLGFDILLADFARACKARVLLRGLRAVSDFEYEFQLANMNRYLVSEVETLFLTPAEQYAYISSSLVREVATLGGNVSPFVHPCVAIALAKKLRNL comes from the coding sequence GTGCCTAATATTATTGCTGTCTATCCTGGTACTTTTGATCCTATTACCCGAGGTCATGGAGATTTGGTTGAGCGTGCAGCTAAGTTGTTTGAGCGGATTATCGTTGCTGTTGCTGCCAATACTACTAAAACGCCCTGCTTTTCCTTGGAGGAAAGGGTCTCTATGGCTAAGGAATCTTTAGTCGATTACCCTAATGTGGAAGTTCTAGGTTTTGATATCTTATTAGCAGATTTTGCCCGCGCCTGTAAAGCGCGGGTTCTTCTACGAGGATTGCGCGCCGTATCTGATTTTGAGTATGAATTTCAGCTAGCCAATATGAATCGCTATTTGGTATCGGAGGTGGAAACATTATTTTTAACACCGGCTGAGCAATATGCTTATATTTCATCCAGCTTAGTACGGGAGGTAGCTACATTAGGGGGTAATGTTTCACCCTTTGTGCACCCTTGCGTAGCAATTGCACTGGCTAAAAAGCTAAGGAATTTATAA
- the rsmD gene encoding 16S rRNA (guanine(966)-N(2))-methyltransferase RsmD has product MRIIGGVWRGRKLRFSAHAGLRPTPDRIRETLFNWLQPVIMGARCLDLFAGSGALGLEASSRGAARVVMVEKNLQACREIRSHVEVFAAKQVEVEVVTADSLAYLQSCSSQRFDIVFLDPPFESNLLGLSCASLERNDCLAIGSYIYLESRGCSGLPALPCTWNLLHSKQAGEVGYYLARKEFSLLEAKSTVN; this is encoded by the coding sequence ATTCGGATTATAGGGGGGGTATGGCGGGGGCGAAAACTGCGATTCTCAGCACATGCTGGATTGCGACCTACGCCAGATAGGATTCGAGAAACGCTATTTAATTGGCTTCAACCCGTTATTATGGGTGCTCGCTGCTTGGATTTATTTGCTGGCAGCGGTGCCTTGGGGTTAGAAGCTAGTTCGCGAGGCGCAGCTCGGGTGGTGATGGTGGAGAAGAATTTACAGGCATGCCGAGAAATTCGTAGCCATGTGGAAGTTTTCGCGGCCAAGCAGGTAGAGGTAGAAGTCGTTACTGCAGATAGCTTAGCTTATTTACAGAGTTGTTCTTCCCAGAGATTTGATATTGTTTTTTTAGATCCTCCGTTTGAATCAAATTTACTAGGATTATCCTGCGCGAGTTTGGAGCGTAACGATTGTTTAGCTATTGGTAGCTATATTTACTTGGAATCACGAGGGTGTAGTGGCTTACCTGCTTTACCCTGTACTTGGAATTTATTGCATAGTAAGCAAGCAGGAGAGGTAGGGTACTATTTGGCACGAAAAGAATTCAGCCTGTTAGAAGCTAAGAGTACGGTAAATTAA
- a CDS encoding M16 family metallopeptidase: protein MSPKILVILLWVVTTPIWAAPHIEHWLTANGARVYFIPAEELPMVDVRVVFDAGAARDENKLGLAQLSSALLPEGAGNLSADAIADRFDSLGAQFGTDSARDMAVVSLRSLTKPEVLLPALETTALILAKPTMPEEAFERVRKQMESALQQQQQSPSSLASRAFYHLLYGDYPYAHLPLGTLEGLARLTRDDALAFHQRYYVASNAVVAIVGALDRGQAEELAEKVIGGLPAGESASALSPVPEIKNSEKQAITYPSTQTTIILGTLGIRRADPDYFPLYVGNHILGGNGLVSRISVELREKRGLTYSAYSYFVPMRHYGPYVLALQTRNEQAEEALKVLRETLKDFIATGPSEKELQLAKESIIGGFPLQIDSNSKKVQHLAMIGFYNLPLDYLEKFSSQVKAVTTAQIRAAFRRRVHLDKMITVMVGGTVKG from the coding sequence ATGTCTCCTAAAATATTAGTTATCCTTCTATGGGTTGTTACTACCCCGATTTGGGCGGCTCCTCATATTGAGCATTGGCTCACAGCTAATGGCGCTCGAGTTTATTTTATTCCTGCTGAAGAGCTTCCTATGGTGGATGTACGGGTAGTCTTTGATGCAGGGGCCGCCCGAGACGAAAATAAACTTGGCCTAGCTCAGCTTAGTAGCGCATTACTGCCTGAGGGTGCTGGCAATTTAAGCGCTGATGCTATTGCGGATCGCTTTGATAGTCTAGGGGCTCAATTTGGTACTGATTCTGCGCGGGATATGGCCGTGGTGAGCCTGCGCAGCCTTACAAAGCCAGAGGTTTTGCTGCCTGCTTTGGAAACTACAGCCTTGATTTTAGCTAAACCCACTATGCCAGAAGAAGCTTTTGAGCGCGTACGCAAACAAATGGAGAGCGCTTTACAGCAGCAGCAGCAATCACCTAGTAGTCTTGCCAGCCGCGCTTTTTATCATCTCCTTTATGGGGATTATCCCTATGCCCATTTGCCCTTGGGAACCTTAGAAGGGTTGGCTCGCCTTACGCGTGATGATGCGCTTGCCTTTCACCAACGTTACTATGTGGCTAGCAATGCGGTGGTAGCTATTGTAGGTGCTTTGGATAGAGGACAAGCGGAGGAATTGGCTGAAAAAGTGATAGGAGGCTTACCTGCGGGAGAATCGGCCTCTGCTTTGTCTCCTGTACCGGAAATTAAAAATTCGGAGAAACAAGCCATTACCTATCCTTCTACCCAGACTACGATTATTCTTGGAACTCTAGGTATAAGGCGGGCTGATCCTGATTACTTCCCTTTATATGTGGGTAATCATATCTTGGGGGGTAACGGTCTGGTATCGCGGATTAGTGTTGAGCTACGGGAAAAGCGCGGGCTTACCTATAGTGCTTATAGCTATTTTGTTCCTATGCGCCATTATGGACCTTATGTTCTAGCGTTACAGACTCGTAATGAACAAGCCGAGGAGGCGCTGAAAGTATTACGTGAGACCTTAAAGGATTTTATTGCCACTGGGCCGAGTGAAAAGGAGCTTCAATTGGCCAAGGAGAGTATTATCGGTGGCTTTCCTTTGCAAATTGACAGTAATAGCAAGAAGGTTCAGCACCTTGCGATGATAGGTTTTTATAATTTGCCTTTGGATTATCTGGAAAAATTCTCATCTCAGGTAAAGGCAGTAACAACCGCTCAGATTCGAGCAGCATTTCGGAGAAGAGTTCATTTGGATAAGATGATTACTGTTATGGTGGGGGGCACTGTCAAAGGATAA
- a CDS encoding M16 family metallopeptidase has product MKLSIRLLTFFAVLTLPLITLAKVHEFTLANGLKLLVKEDHRAPVMVSQIWYKVGSSYEHDGITGISHMLEHMMFQGTKNLKPNEFSQIISAHGGEENAFTGRDYTAYFEQMTNDQLKVSFQLEADRMRNLVLKTKELDKERQVVMEERRMRTEDNPNALAYEHFNAVAFLSSPYHHPTIGWMSDIKAYDVTDLEAWYQKWYAPNNATVVVVGDVNPEEVYTLAKEYFGSLKPETIKSLKPQEEILQTGRREITVQAPAKLPYLLLGWKVPVVKTATTDWKVYALEVLAGILDGGSSARFSKELIRGNQVAAHVDVNYDLYARIKDQFIIAGTPMQGHTIADLEQAIWGQIKRLQQEPVSQEELERIKNQVVASKIFEQDSMFFQAMQLGLLTTVGLDWQLADSYVDRVQAVTPEQIQAVAKEFLLESQLTRGELVPLPIKPGEELHQTPLRNKGGRHVS; this is encoded by the coding sequence ATGAAGTTGTCGATACGCTTGCTAACATTTTTTGCAGTTTTAACGTTACCCCTGATAACTTTAGCTAAAGTGCATGAATTTACCTTAGCTAATGGCTTGAAATTACTGGTTAAGGAGGATCATCGGGCTCCCGTGATGGTTTCCCAAATATGGTATAAAGTAGGCTCTAGCTATGAGCACGATGGGATTACCGGTATTTCCCACATGTTGGAACATATGATGTTTCAAGGTACTAAAAACTTGAAACCTAATGAGTTTTCGCAAATTATTTCTGCCCATGGCGGTGAGGAGAATGCCTTTACTGGCCGGGATTATACAGCTTATTTTGAACAAATGACTAATGATCAGCTTAAGGTAAGCTTTCAGCTTGAGGCGGATCGGATGCGTAATTTAGTACTTAAAACTAAAGAGCTTGATAAGGAAAGGCAGGTCGTTATGGAAGAGCGGCGGATGCGTACTGAGGATAATCCTAACGCTTTAGCCTATGAGCACTTTAACGCAGTTGCATTTCTTAGCAGCCCGTATCATCATCCTACGATTGGCTGGATGAGCGATATTAAAGCCTATGATGTTACTGATCTAGAGGCTTGGTATCAAAAATGGTATGCGCCCAACAATGCTACCGTAGTCGTTGTAGGAGATGTTAACCCGGAAGAGGTTTATACTCTTGCTAAAGAGTATTTTGGCTCTCTAAAACCAGAAACCATTAAATCGCTCAAACCTCAAGAAGAGATTCTACAAACAGGTCGCCGAGAAATTACTGTCCAAGCGCCTGCTAAATTGCCTTATTTATTGTTAGGCTGGAAAGTACCTGTAGTAAAAACGGCTACAACGGATTGGAAGGTCTACGCTTTAGAAGTGTTAGCGGGGATTTTGGATGGCGGTTCAAGCGCTCGTTTTTCCAAGGAACTGATCCGAGGCAATCAAGTAGCTGCTCATGTGGATGTGAATTACGATCTTTATGCGCGTATTAAAGATCAATTCATAATTGCAGGAACTCCGATGCAAGGTCATACCATAGCTGACTTGGAGCAGGCTATCTGGGGGCAAATTAAACGCTTACAACAGGAGCCGGTGAGTCAAGAAGAGCTGGAACGAATCAAAAATCAGGTAGTAGCCAGTAAAATTTTTGAGCAAGATTCCATGTTTTTTCAAGCAATGCAGCTAGGTTTATTAACAACGGTAGGACTGGATTGGCAATTGGCAGATTCTTATGTAGATCGGGTGCAAGCTGTGACTCCAGAACAAATTCAAGCAGTAGCTAAAGAGTTCTTATTAGAGAGCCAGTTAACAAGAGGAGAGCTAGTGCCTTTGCCGATAAAGCCAGGGGAAGAACTCCATCAAACGCCGTTAAGGAATAAAGGAGGCCGCCATGTCTCCTAA